In one window of Zingiber officinale cultivar Zhangliang chromosome 11A, Zo_v1.1, whole genome shotgun sequence DNA:
- the LOC122032288 gene encoding protein BIG GRAIN 1-like, whose product MAETITFHLCSVSLPSPAKEIGGGTTKKGENRFVVEVMERWEKERPRRCRECPSFSSALLDVIYRSTDESDGAGGAPEPSPVSAPRRSLPPSKVRTMARPRGLSHISASSSSDNSSFGGFSSSSEPDSSASRRARIRPIRTLPPPPPPRPMQRATSPPEKHHRGRARSFSIRSRLRDLGRSKAPSSPGSRFVSLLNSLFANAAGKQRKSKPSTVDDSACHAAPTRSRPCLVKTPLSRKGHDEGVKRSVRFHPVCVIMGEEVLPRGKNIPYAGERLAAARAEDQRRPVAVAEGMARQEARRKVEKLLRSLEVEEGVNEDEMSDSSSDLFELESLTISGDGGGYRDELPVYKTTHPGTAFSRGLVQL is encoded by the coding sequence ATGGCAGAGACCATCACCTTCCACCTCTGCTCCGTTTCTCTTCCTTCTCCTGCGAAAGAAATCGGAGGAGGGACAACCAAAAAGGGCGAAAATCGTTTCGTTGTCGAAGTAATGGAGCGATGGGAGAAGGAGCGTCCGCGGCGCTGCCGCGAGTGCCCATCCTTCTCCTCCGCCTTGCTCGACGTCATCTATCGCTCCACCGACGAGTCCGATGGCGCTGGCGGAGCGCCCGAACCCTCCCCTGTCTCCGCCCCGCGCCGGTCGCTTCCGCCCTCGAAGGTGAGGACGATGGCCCGACCCCGCGGCCTCTCGCACATCTCCGCATCAAGCTCCTCCGATAACTCCAGCTTCGGCGGGTTCTCCTCTTCCTCCGAACCCGACTCGTCCGCGAGCCGCCGCGCCCGGATACGGCCGATCCGCaccctccctcctcctccacctcccCGCCCGATGCAGCGAGCTACTTCGCCGCCGGAGAAGCACCACCGCGGGAGGGCCAGGTCATTCTCGATCCGGAGCAGGCTGCGCGATCTGGGGCGATCCAAGGCGCCGTCGTCCCCGGGATCCCGCTTCGTAAGCCTCCTCAATTCCCTCTTCGCCAACGCCGCGGGGAAACAGAGGAAATCGAAACCCTCGACCGTCGACGACTCGGCATGCCACGCGGCGCCTACTCGATCCCGGCCGTGCCTCGTGAAGACACCGTTGTCGAGGAAGGGGCACGACGAGGGCGTCAAGAGATCGGTGAGGTTCCACCCGGTGTGCGTGATCATGGGTGAGGAAGTCCTCCCGCGCGGCAAGAATATTCCTTACGCTGGCGAACGTTTGGCGGCGGCGAGGGCGGAGGATCAGAGGCGGCCGGTGGCAGTGGCGGAGGGGATGGCGAGGCAGGAGGCGAGGAGGAAGGTGGAGAAGTTGTTGAGGAGTTTGGAAGtcgaagaaggagtgaatgaagACGAGATGAGCGATTCGAGCTCCGATCTATTTGAACTGGAGTCACTTACAATTAGCGGCGACGGCGGCGGTTATAGAGACGAGCTGCCGGTGTACAAGACAACGCATCCTGGTACCGCTTTTTCTCGTGGCCTTGTccaattataa